The following coding sequences are from one Rathayibacter sp. SW19 window:
- a CDS encoding LacI family DNA-binding transcriptional regulator, which yields MATMRDVAARAGVSVKTVSRVFNNDPHVLPEKRGLVEQAMRELNYVPNALATTFRSGRTAALGVAVPDVVDPFFAAIARAIDDVASTYGMSTLVTSLGEDPATEQGIVERLLGRQLTGLILAPVSTDHGWLRRWQEHTPIVFVDRAPQNLVTDSFTDDDRGGGFAATSYLIAKGHRRIAYLGRDPLLVTESDRREGYRRALAEHGIPYDPKLVMEHITERHAAAAAVAKLTALANPPTAIFSANARTSMPLTAALRGSPLAVIGFGDFPMADLLTPALTIMDQNPSRMGQLAAQRIYDRLESPTASFPLHTVLDVTLVERESA from the coding sequence ATGGCCACAATGCGTGATGTCGCAGCGCGCGCCGGTGTGAGCGTCAAGACCGTGTCGCGCGTCTTCAATAACGACCCGCACGTGCTGCCGGAGAAGCGTGGGCTCGTCGAACAGGCCATGCGCGAGCTCAACTACGTTCCCAATGCGCTGGCGACCACGTTCCGCTCCGGGCGCACTGCGGCCCTCGGCGTTGCGGTGCCGGACGTTGTCGACCCGTTCTTCGCCGCGATCGCCCGCGCGATCGATGACGTGGCATCCACATACGGCATGTCGACTCTCGTGACCAGCCTCGGTGAAGATCCCGCCACCGAGCAGGGAATCGTCGAGCGGCTTCTCGGCCGACAGCTGACCGGCCTGATTCTCGCGCCGGTGAGCACCGACCACGGCTGGCTCCGGCGCTGGCAGGAGCACACGCCGATCGTGTTCGTCGACCGCGCGCCGCAAAACCTCGTGACGGATTCCTTCACCGACGACGATCGGGGCGGCGGCTTCGCCGCAACGTCGTATCTGATTGCGAAGGGCCACCGCCGCATTGCCTACCTCGGTCGTGACCCGCTGTTGGTTACGGAGTCCGATCGGCGTGAAGGCTACCGGCGGGCCCTCGCCGAACATGGCATCCCGTATGACCCGAAACTTGTGATGGAGCACATCACCGAGCGGCACGCGGCTGCCGCCGCCGTCGCGAAGCTCACCGCGTTGGCCAACCCGCCGACCGCGATCTTCTCGGCTAACGCCCGCACGTCGATGCCCCTCACCGCGGCACTGCGCGGCAGCCCGCTCGCGGTCATCGGCTTCGGCGACTTTCCGATGGCGGACCTGCTGACGCCGGCGCTGACGATCATGGACCAGAATCCGTCGCGCATGGGCCAGCTCGCCGCCCAGCGCATCTACGATCGGCTGGAGTCTCCGACCGCCAGCTTCCCGCTGCACACCGTGCTCGACGTGACGCTCGTCGAGCGCGAATCGGCCTGA
- a CDS encoding 1-phosphofructokinase family hexose kinase, whose protein sequence is MSVVTVTPAGAIDLTYRVDTLRRGDFIRSQSSVREISGKGVNVAVALATGGMDAAAVVVLGSEDASLAAASPHADVLRPVFLPGQTRINTQIVDAGGVTTKVNGPVRSMTARQWQHVVNATDAEIAATSASWLVVGGSLPAVDGQLTDIRSLTTTASARGLRVAVDTSGEPLRHLIADPAGIDLIKPNVHELSDALGGLALRTLGDVVEAARVVIARGIDLLYVSIGADGALVVSHDTVVHAVAHAQRLASTAGAGDASLAGFILGAGSAVNLDLVAGCTMAARFGTLAVSQQATLVTSLRDLPDAVTTVDPEPTWPLAEPAG, encoded by the coding sequence CGCCGGCGCAATCGACCTCACCTATCGTGTCGACACGCTGCGTCGCGGTGACTTTATTCGGTCACAATCGTCGGTGCGCGAAATCAGCGGCAAGGGCGTGAACGTTGCCGTCGCGCTTGCAACGGGCGGGATGGATGCTGCGGCGGTCGTCGTGCTCGGCTCCGAAGATGCGTCGCTGGCCGCGGCATCGCCACATGCCGATGTGCTGCGGCCGGTCTTCCTGCCGGGTCAGACCCGCATCAACACGCAGATCGTCGACGCCGGCGGAGTGACCACCAAGGTCAACGGGCCGGTTCGCTCGATGACAGCGCGGCAGTGGCAGCACGTCGTCAATGCGACGGATGCCGAGATCGCCGCGACGAGCGCAAGCTGGCTCGTCGTGGGCGGTTCACTGCCCGCCGTCGACGGTCAGCTCACCGACATCCGCAGCCTCACGACCACGGCATCCGCCCGCGGGCTGCGAGTGGCGGTGGACACGAGCGGGGAGCCGTTGCGGCACCTGATCGCAGACCCAGCGGGCATCGACCTGATCAAGCCCAACGTTCATGAGCTGTCGGATGCGCTCGGCGGCCTGGCGCTGCGCACGCTTGGCGATGTGGTCGAGGCCGCGCGCGTGGTGATCGCTCGGGGTATCGACCTGCTGTACGTGAGCATCGGCGCAGATGGAGCACTCGTCGTCTCGCACGACACGGTGGTGCACGCGGTCGCCCACGCACAACGGCTGGCGAGCACGGCCGGAGCAGGCGATGCTTCACTCGCCGGCTTCATCCTCGGTGCCGGATCGGCGGTAAATCTCGACCTGGTCGCGGGCTGCACGATGGCGGCGCGTTTCGGCACGCTTGCGGTCAGTCAGCAGGCGACGCTCGTCACGTCCCTTCGCGACCTTCCGGATGCCGTCACCACGGTCGATCCCGAGCCAACGTGGCCGCTTGCCGAGCCCGCTGGCTGA